A window from Engraulis encrasicolus isolate BLACKSEA-1 chromosome 11, IST_EnEncr_1.0, whole genome shotgun sequence encodes these proteins:
- the LOC134458922 gene encoding proteinase-activated receptor 2-like produces the protein MLALYTFHPLSSLSTGFYLFPRLSAMAMKVIYINSSVLYIQSTLTLTNATIPPQQTVFERCRTMPAGFIFYLCLQFINLVLGLPANVMVLWLILRRKGDSSTSDIFILHLAMLDILFCLMPPLELVNLMYVAAGKVWATLSFFYGVKDCSLLFLSCICMDRYMAVRHPIAFSELKDRWHRKAAATGMWALTLAYAATRCADVVPNFEKIFVAMILAAFAFMVFCNVSILWALSQSGPGRDDMHPVKKRAFKMVLIILAIIVFNYLPPVALFPFKQYFDAGVFGCYIHYFVFAFMDISSSIQPLLYLSKEKLNVCLCRAKGSCCGGDAAQDVNT, from the coding sequence ATGTTAGCACTCTATACattccaccctctctcttctctctcaacaGGCTTCTACCTCTTTCCTCGTCTGTCTGCGATGGCTATGAAGGTCATCTACATCAACTCCTCCGTGCTCTACATCCAATCGACTCTTACCCTCACCAACGCCACCATCCCTCCGCAGCAGACCGTGTTCGAGAGATGCAGGACCATGCCGGCCGGGTTCATCTTCTACCTCTGCCTGCAGTTCATCAACCTGGTCCTGGGGCTGCCGGCCAACGTCATGGTCCTCTGGCTGATCCTCAGGAGAAAAGGAGACTCGTCCACCTCCGATATCTTCATCCTGCACCTGGCCATGCTCGACATTCTCTTCTGCCTCATGCCTCCGCTGGAGCTGGTCAACCTAATGTACGTGGCAGCCGGAAAGGTCTGGGCCACGTTGAGCTTCTTCTACGGCGTGAAGGACTGCTCGCTGCTGTTCCTCTCCTGCATCTGCATGGACCGGTACATGGCCGTGCGCCACCCCATCGCCTTCTCCGAGCTCAAGGACCGCTGGCACCGCAAGGCCGCGGCGACGGGCATGTGGGCGCTCACGCTGGCCTATGCCGCCACGCGCTGCGCCGACGTGGTGCCCAACTTCGAGAAGATCTTCGTGGCCATGATCCTGGCCGCATTCGCCTTCATGGTCTTCTGCAACGTGTCCATCCTGTGGGCGCTGAGCCAGTCGGGCCCCGGCCGCGACGACATGCACCCGGTGAAGAAGAGGGCCTTCAAGATGGTGCTCATCATCCTCGCCATCATCGTCTTCAACTACCTCCCGCCCGTGGCGCTCTTCCCCTTCAAGCAGTACTTCGACGCCGGCGTCTTCGGCTGCTACATCCACTACTTTGTGTTCGCCTTCAtggacatcagcagcagcatccagcCCTTGCTCTACCTCTCTAAGGAGAAGCTGAACGTGTGTCTCTGCAGAGCCAAGGGCTCCTGCTGCGGTGGAGATGCTGCCCAGGATGTCAACACTTAA
- the LOC134458925 gene encoding G-protein coupled receptor 35-like, translating into MLALCTFHPLSSLSTGFYLFPCLSAMAMKVIYINSSVLYIQSTLTLTNATIPPQQTVFERCRTMPAGFIFYLCLQFINLVLGLPANVMVLWLILRRKGDSSTSDIFILHLAVLDILFCLMPPLELVNLMYVAAGKVWTTLSFFYGVKDSSLLFLSCICMDRYMAVRHPIAFSELKDRWHRKAAAVGMWALTLAYAATCCANVVNNFEKIFVPMSLVAFAFMVFCNVSILWALSQSGPGRDDMHPVKKRAFRMVLIILAIIVFNYLPPVALFPFQQYFDAGVFDCYIHNFAFGFMDISSSIQPLLYLSKEKLNVCLCRAKGSCCGGDAAQDVNT; encoded by the coding sequence ATGTTAGCACTCTGTACattccaccctctctcttctctctcaacaGGCTTCTACCTCTTTCCTTGTCTGTCTGCGATGGCTATGAAGGTCATCTACATCAACTCCTCCGTGCTCTACATCCAATCGACTCTTACCCTCACCAACGCCACCATCCCTCCGCAGCAGACCGTGTTCGAGAGATGCAGGACCATGCCGGCCGGGTTCATCTTCTACCTCTGCCTGCAGTTCATCAACCTGGTCCTGGGGCTGCCGGCCAACGTCATGGTCCTCTGGCTGATCCTCAGGAGAAAAGGAGACTCGTCCACCTCCGACATCTTCATCCTGCACCTGGCCGTGCTGGACATCCTCTTCTGCCTCATGCCTCCGCTGGAACTGGTCAACCTCATGTACGTGGCGGCCGGAAAGGTCTGGACCACGTTGAGCTTCTTCTACGGCGTGAAGGACTCCTCGCTGCTGTTCCTCTCCTGCATCTGCATGGACCGGTACATGGCCGTGCGCCACCCCATCGCCTTCTCCGAGCTCAAGGACCGCTGGCACCGCAAGGCCGCGGCGGTGGGCATGTGGGCCCTCACGCTGGCCTACGCCGCCACGTGCTGCGCCAACGTGGTGAACAACTTCGAGAAGATCTTCGTGCCGATGAGCCTGGTGGCGTTTGCCTTCATGGTCTTCTGCAACGTGTCCATCCTGTGGGCGCTGAGCCAGTCAGGCCCCGGCCGCGACGACATGCACCCGGTGAAGAAGAGGGCCTTCAGGATGGTGCTCATCATCCTCGCCATCATCGTCTTCAACTACCTCCCGCCCGTGGCGCTCTTCCCCTTCCAGCAGTACTTCGACGCCGGCGTCTTCGACTGCTACATCCACAACTTTGCGTTCGGCTTCAtggacatcagcagcagcatccagcCCTTGCTCTACCTCTCTAAGGAGAAGCTGAACGTGTGTCTCTGTAGAGCCAAGGGCTCCTGCTGTGGTGGAGATGCTGCCCAGGATGTCAACACTTGA